The following coding sequences are from one Granulicella arctica window:
- a CDS encoding choice-of-anchor D domain-containing protein, giving the protein MPSSIPEISQLISRCIFRHHSRSLRYGLLKAFRPLHFFALMVVLLASWRPLVAQLVQVNSISTIAGNGTPGYSGNGDPATNATLNAPEYVAVDRAGNIFIAEIGNNIVRKIAASTGIIMTVAGNGSAGFSGDGGPATSAELATPAAVALDAAGNLYIADHNNNRVRKVDATTGTITTVAGNGTAGYSGDGGAATNAKLNFPVGIALDSAGDIFITDNVDNTVREISATTGIITTVISNESTPSPGFNGPVGIAIDGSGNLFIADTGNHRVVKLTIGSGTISTVAGNGAAGSSGDGGPATSAALNYPAGVTLDRAGNLYINDALSNNIRKVSAATGIISTVAGDGTAGYSGDGGAAVDAEINDPGGVAVDSAGNLYIPDASNSVVREVSPLTFPSTAVASSSTTQNLLLQTTAAETIRSFTVPVSQGNKQEYTVGTVAGCVVDGVTSNPAGTICTIPITFSPGYPGLRSVPLKAVTSAGKVNIGLNGAGISPLAVITPGTMSTLAGEVNAPNCNAYSGPALLGPLCNPSAGAVDFAGNVYVAAFYSNTVSKIDTSGNITVIAGTGAGGLSGVGGPATSATFDRPADVVVDPAGNVYFIGETAQQVFRIDAVTQILTSVAGNGNAGYSGDNGPATQASLNYPEGLALDTQGNLYIEDHDNNLIRKVDTSGIITTVAGNPATTGQDSPVYSGDGGPATQANLALYGGGVYASYDSITVDAAGNLFIGDSGHHVVREVTTDGIMHTVAGNNALGAGFAGDGGSATSAQLNWPMGVAVDPAGDLYIADFSNNRIRKVDAATQTITTVAGNGVAGAAGNGGPATQVSLSGPQKVVLDGAGNLYVADTKNNLVRVTNVSNPTLTFATPTAVGSTDNTDGPLGVVISNVGNAPLSLPPPATGTNASVSAGFSLYTAESGACPALSSSSSAGMLGQGSSCGLEVNFTPVSVGNITGSLVLTDNSLNAASPYATQTITLIGTATPGATPQPVLTPSSMDFGSLTVGTTSAAQIATLQNTGTAPLTITSFGFFGSNTGSFSETNNCGSSVAAGASCSIAVTCTPSATGALTANLGANFPSPIPQQSIALTCSGTTAPAPQAALTPASANFGSVTTGTTSSAQVFTLTNAGNASLSITSIALSGTNAGSFTLASKTCGTALAAGASCAISITFQPVAAGSFAASLSVIDAVGTQTASLTGTGTAAPQPQAALTPASANFGNVTVGTTSSAQSFTLTNSGSAALSINSVSLGGANASVFAIASKTCGASLAANASCTLSVTFAPTATGSSTAILSISDNANGSPQTSTLSGTGTPAPAPAPAATLTPSTLNFGSVQTGTNSTAQNATLTNTGNAPLAIGGISLTGTNSAAFISTNTCGSTLATGASCTIAVTFDPISAGTDAATLSVSDNAAGSPQTSSLTGVATAPPPAADFSITATPASQSVAAGGSAVYQVNLASINGSFTQPVTFVASGLPTGATVTFTPASVTPGSAGSSSTLTIQTPVQQAAGGTGPPLWPFTAPVFAAALLLFPGKRFRPGKKGLRVFTNFVCIMALLGLAASTIGCGGGFALPSSAKTYTITVTGASGSDTHSTTVTLTVQ; this is encoded by the coding sequence ATGCCATCGTCAATCCCCGAAATCTCTCAGTTGATCTCGCGCTGCATATTTCGTCATCACTCTCGTTCTCTCCGTTACGGTCTCCTAAAGGCATTTCGGCCGCTGCACTTCTTCGCATTGATGGTCGTGCTCCTGGCGTCATGGAGACCATTAGTCGCACAGTTGGTGCAAGTAAACAGCATCTCGACGATTGCCGGCAATGGGACGCCAGGGTATTCCGGCAATGGCGATCCAGCTACCAACGCAACCTTGAACGCACCCGAATATGTCGCCGTAGACAGGGCCGGCAATATTTTCATTGCTGAGATCGGAAACAATATAGTTCGCAAAATAGCCGCGTCGACTGGAATCATCATGACGGTGGCGGGCAATGGATCTGCAGGCTTTTCCGGCGACGGCGGCCCTGCCACCAGCGCTGAATTGGCCACTCCGGCAGCAGTTGCCCTGGACGCTGCCGGGAACCTGTACATCGCGGACCACAACAATAACAGAGTCCGGAAGGTGGATGCCACCACCGGAACCATCACGACGGTGGCTGGCAATGGGACGGCGGGCTATTCCGGCGATGGCGGAGCGGCTACCAATGCGAAGTTGAATTTTCCGGTAGGAATAGCACTGGACAGTGCTGGCGATATTTTCATTACGGATAACGTAGATAATACTGTTCGCGAGATCAGCGCGACGACCGGCATCATCACCACAGTTATAAGCAATGAATCGACACCCAGTCCGGGCTTCAACGGACCGGTCGGCATCGCGATCGACGGCTCAGGTAACCTTTTCATCGCCGACACCGGCAACCACAGAGTCGTCAAGCTAACCATAGGCAGCGGAACGATATCCACGGTGGCTGGGAATGGCGCCGCAGGCTCATCCGGCGATGGCGGTCCTGCCACCAGCGCTGCATTGAACTATCCAGCAGGGGTCACGCTCGATAGAGCCGGGAACCTCTACATCAACGACGCCCTATCCAATAACATTCGCAAGGTCTCAGCGGCCACGGGAATCATATCCACAGTTGCCGGCGATGGCACCGCTGGATACAGCGGGGATGGGGGTGCGGCAGTCGATGCCGAGATCAATGATCCCGGAGGCGTAGCTGTGGATAGTGCGGGCAATCTCTATATTCCTGATGCCTCCAACAGCGTGGTCCGCGAAGTATCGCCGCTCACCTTCCCTTCCACAGCCGTTGCCAGCAGCAGTACGACGCAGAACCTGTTGCTTCAGACGACAGCAGCCGAGACCATCAGAAGCTTCACCGTACCGGTCTCTCAGGGCAACAAACAGGAGTACACGGTCGGCACGGTCGCCGGCTGCGTTGTGGATGGCGTGACTTCAAATCCAGCCGGGACCATCTGCACCATCCCGATCACCTTCAGTCCCGGCTATCCGGGTCTGCGTTCCGTTCCCCTGAAGGCAGTCACCAGCGCCGGCAAGGTCAATATCGGTTTGAACGGCGCGGGCATCAGTCCGCTTGCAGTGATCACCCCTGGAACCATGTCGACGCTGGCTGGTGAGGTCAACGCGCCGAATTGCAATGCCTACAGCGGGCCTGCACTGCTTGGGCCGCTGTGCAATCCATCCGCAGGGGCCGTGGATTTCGCGGGCAACGTCTATGTCGCGGCGTTCTATAGCAACACCGTCAGCAAAATCGATACGAGTGGCAACATCACCGTGATCGCCGGTACCGGTGCCGGCGGTTTGAGCGGCGTCGGCGGTCCTGCGACCAGTGCAACGTTCGATCGTCCCGCCGACGTAGTTGTTGATCCCGCGGGCAACGTCTACTTCATAGGTGAGACGGCCCAGCAGGTCTTCAGGATCGATGCCGTCACACAGATACTCACCAGCGTCGCGGGCAATGGCAATGCGGGCTATAGCGGAGACAATGGCCCGGCCACCCAGGCGAGCCTGAACTATCCAGAAGGTCTCGCGCTCGATACGCAGGGCAATCTGTATATCGAAGATCACGACAATAACTTGATCCGTAAGGTAGATACTTCTGGGATCATTACTACGGTTGCGGGTAATCCAGCGACTACCGGTCAAGACTCGCCCGTCTACAGCGGTGATGGTGGACCGGCTACCCAGGCGAACCTGGCTCTCTACGGTGGGGGTGTCTATGCGTCGTACGATTCCATCACCGTCGATGCTGCGGGCAATCTGTTCATCGGAGACTCCGGCCACCACGTCGTACGCGAAGTAACCACGGACGGCATCATGCACACCGTCGCAGGCAACAACGCGCTCGGTGCAGGCTTCGCAGGCGATGGAGGATCCGCAACCAGCGCGCAGTTGAACTGGCCTATGGGCGTTGCGGTCGACCCCGCCGGCGATCTCTACATCGCAGACTTCTCCAACAACCGTATCCGAAAAGTCGACGCGGCCACTCAGACCATCACTACCGTTGCGGGCAATGGCGTGGCAGGCGCTGCCGGTAACGGTGGACCGGCAACGCAGGTATCTTTGAGCGGCCCGCAGAAAGTTGTGTTAGACGGCGCAGGCAATCTCTACGTCGCCGACACCAAGAACAATCTTGTTCGCGTGACGAATGTCAGCAACCCCACGTTGACCTTCGCCACGCCCACGGCCGTCGGATCGACAGACAACACAGACGGCCCGCTGGGAGTGGTCATTTCAAACGTTGGCAACGCGCCATTATCTCTGCCGCCGCCTGCGACCGGGACAAATGCGAGTGTCTCTGCGGGCTTCTCGCTCTACACCGCCGAGAGCGGGGCGTGCCCCGCATTGAGTTCATCTTCATCTGCGGGGATGTTGGGGCAAGGAAGCAGCTGCGGACTCGAGGTGAACTTCACCCCGGTCAGTGTTGGCAACATCACCGGCTCGCTTGTGCTGACGGACAACAGTCTGAATGCGGCAAGCCCCTATGCCACACAGACGATCACACTAATCGGTACGGCCACACCCGGTGCCACTCCACAGCCCGTGCTTACACCTTCGTCCATGGACTTCGGCAGCCTGACCGTGGGGACCACCAGCGCGGCACAAATCGCGACGCTCCAAAATACCGGTACCGCTCCGCTGACCATCACCAGCTTCGGATTCTTCGGCAGCAATACCGGCTCCTTCAGCGAGACCAACAACTGCGGTTCCAGCGTGGCTGCGGGAGCAAGCTGCTCCATTGCGGTCACCTGCACTCCGTCGGCTACGGGAGCTCTCACCGCGAACCTCGGCGCGAACTTTCCATCTCCGATTCCACAACAGTCCATCGCCTTGACCTGCTCTGGAACAACCGCTCCCGCGCCGCAAGCCGCTCTTACCCCCGCCTCCGCGAACTTCGGCAGCGTGACCACGGGCACAACCAGCAGCGCACAGGTATTCACCCTGACAAATGCTGGCAACGCGTCGCTGTCCATCACGTCCATTGCTCTCTCCGGAACGAATGCTGGCAGCTTCACCCTCGCCTCGAAGACCTGCGGTACAGCGCTTGCTGCTGGAGCTTCGTGCGCGATCTCCATCACCTTCCAGCCGGTAGCCGCTGGCAGCTTCGCGGCGAGCTTGTCGGTGATCGATGCGGTCGGAACGCAAACGGCATCGCTGACTGGCACGGGAACGGCTGCTCCGCAGCCGCAGGCTGCGCTCACTCCGGCAAGCGCAAACTTCGGCAATGTGACGGTGGGTACAACCAGCTCCGCCCAAAGCTTCACTCTTACCAACTCCGGGAGTGCGGCTCTCTCTATCAATTCCGTCAGCCTCGGCGGGGCCAATGCCTCCGTGTTTGCCATCGCGTCCAAGACCTGCGGAGCATCTCTCGCCGCAAATGCTTCATGCACCCTCTCCGTAACCTTCGCACCCACTGCAACCGGCTCATCAACAGCGATTCTCAGCATCTCCGACAATGCGAACGGTTCGCCACAGACGAGCACTCTGAGTGGTACTGGCACACCTGCCCCTGCCCCTGCTCCTGCCGCTACGCTTACGCCCTCCACTCTGAACTTTGGCTCCGTGCAAACCGGAACGAACAGCACCGCGCAGAACGCGACGCTGACCAACACCGGCAACGCTCCGCTCGCGATTGGGGGCATCAGCCTGACCGGAACCAATAGCGCGGCCTTTATCAGCACCAACACCTGCGGGAGCACGCTGGCTACCGGTGCATCCTGCACCATCGCGGTGACGTTCGACCCGATCTCGGCTGGTACAGATGCTGCGACGCTCTCGGTGAGCGACAACGCAGCCGGTTCACCGCAGACAAGTTCACTGACAGGAGTTGCAACTGCACCACCTCCTGCCGCCGATTTCTCCATAACGGCCACGCCCGCAAGCCAGTCCGTGGCAGCGGGAGGCAGTGCGGTTTACCAGGTCAACCTCGCCTCGATCAATGGCAGCTTCACTCAGCCAGTCACCTTCGTCGCAAGCGGCCTTCCGACCGGCGCTACGGTCACCTTCACGCCAGCTTCGGTAACTCCGGGAAGCGCCGGATCGAGTTCGACCCTGACGATTCAAACTCCCGTTCAGCAGGCAGCAGGCGGGACTGGGCCTCCACTATGGCCCTTCACGGCTCCTGTATTTGCAGCCGCGCTGCTGCTCTTCCCAGGCAAACGATTCCGACCTGGGAAGAAAGGCCTGAGAGTCTTCACAAACTTCGTGTGCATCATGGCCTTGCTTGGTCTTGCGGCGTCAACGATAGGCTGCGGCGGCGGCTTCGCGCTGCCATCGTCGGCCAAAACTTACACCATCACTGTGACCGGTGCCAGCGGATCGGACACCCACTCCACCACAGTCACGCTGACCGTGCAGTAA
- a CDS encoding outer membrane protein, with translation MTMRSLLALLLLSIASVNLMAQTQPSNEIALDYTYLHTNAPPGGCGCFSMNGGSGSYAYHLGPQFATVIEVGAVHAAKVDASGLDLTLTSYLAGPRFYYRRPYARFVPYGQVLLGAVRATGGLAPANSGGASSSTVFGSALGGGVEFNISRTITLRVAQVDYFVTTFYNKVDDHQNNLRISTGAAYHFGKR, from the coding sequence ATGACCATGCGTTCACTTCTTGCCCTGTTGCTCCTGTCGATTGCGTCCGTCAACCTGATGGCGCAGACTCAGCCATCCAACGAGATCGCGCTGGATTACACCTACCTTCACACCAATGCGCCACCGGGCGGCTGCGGATGTTTTTCCATGAACGGCGGTAGCGGATCGTACGCCTATCATCTGGGGCCCCAGTTCGCCACGGTGATCGAGGTTGGAGCCGTGCATGCCGCGAAGGTGGATGCCAGCGGTCTTGACCTAACGCTGACGTCCTATCTCGCAGGACCGCGCTTCTACTATCGCAGACCGTATGCTCGCTTTGTTCCTTACGGCCAGGTGCTGCTGGGCGCAGTGCGCGCAACCGGAGGACTGGCTCCGGCGAACTCGGGCGGAGCCTCTTCGTCGACGGTCTTTGGCTCGGCCTTAGGCGGAGGCGTTGAGTTCAACATTAGCCGCACAATCACACTCCGCGTTGCGCAGGTCGACTACTTCGTGACTACCTTTTACAACAAGGTAGACGACCACCAAAACAACCTTCGGATCAGCACGGGTGCAGCCTATCACTTCGGAAAACGGTGA
- a CDS encoding MFS transporter small subunit, which produces MMKKIGVPMFSKRAVSGTDEQPSSLLQAKRTSRSKLLLAWSIVVPPLAWGLYATGQTAAPLIRTLLLHSH; this is translated from the coding sequence ATGATGAAGAAAATCGGCGTTCCGATGTTCAGCAAACGAGCCGTCTCTGGCACAGACGAACAGCCCTCCTCCTTACTGCAAGCAAAGCGAACATCTCGCTCCAAGTTGCTCCTGGCTTGGTCCATCGTCGTGCCGCCGTTGGCGTGGGGACTCTACGCAACAGGGCAGACCGCCGCTCCACTGATCCGCACGCTCCTGTTGCACAGTCACTGA
- a CDS encoding S8 family serine peptidase has product MTRYLATLLFLASAALASAQTAPKKTVATEADLPRFSYPVDGDIQHLLDMPTEGFLSFALPIRTDIDNTLRDYEIQDHAAHRKLLQARLDLELLSGENGPALETIQQIRALEDKSWAKLTGALHEEAIVRARLGGADSVSGRCPVGYQAAYEKSVQALPWPIVGDFMKQEKSFAGLMSKPFFAGVADSELGPATAKEHALSLAGAERILEARVMIEYVVACKQQTLDVVTAYIKMHDVAKPDIWPAREAILPPTEKLTPVNIGIWDSGFDTTLFPGKLFADTEGEPADRHGIAFDVFCHRTHGELIPLSPQELKDYPQFVTTMQAIGDIQSGIDTPASSALKQKVAAMTPQQMHSFYDEVGVIDGYAHGTHVAGIAARGNPAIRLAYVRMTYDNGNPHMPPTEQLLKDEIASYAESVQWFRDHHIRVVNMSWWDTPATYEKDLADNGIGKDDAERKQLARHYFNIERDGLYAALKSAPEILFVTIAGNNNASNAFQEVIPSSFVLPNLIVAGALDQAGDETGFTSYGDNVLVHADGQAVESVVPGGATVKMSGTSMAAPQVTNLAAKLLAIDPKLSPSQLITLIRDGSDASDDGRRHLMNPKRSIELLESGKTTLSNIPIPGNPKPQLMTR; this is encoded by the coding sequence ATGACCCGATACCTTGCCACTCTTCTCTTCCTCGCCTCCGCTGCTCTCGCCTCCGCGCAAACCGCGCCGAAGAAAACAGTGGCCACGGAAGCCGACCTTCCGCGGTTCAGTTATCCGGTCGATGGCGATATACAGCATCTGCTCGACATGCCAACCGAGGGTTTCTTGAGCTTCGCTCTTCCGATCCGCACCGACATCGACAATACGTTGCGTGATTACGAGATTCAGGACCATGCCGCACATCGCAAGCTGCTCCAGGCACGGCTGGACCTCGAGCTTCTCTCCGGCGAAAATGGGCCGGCGCTTGAGACGATTCAGCAGATTCGCGCTCTTGAAGACAAATCCTGGGCCAAGCTGACCGGCGCTCTCCATGAGGAGGCCATTGTTCGTGCGCGCCTGGGTGGCGCCGATTCAGTGAGCGGCAGGTGCCCCGTCGGCTATCAGGCCGCATACGAGAAGAGTGTGCAGGCTCTGCCATGGCCAATCGTCGGCGACTTCATGAAGCAAGAGAAAAGCTTCGCTGGATTGATGAGCAAGCCGTTCTTTGCCGGAGTGGCGGATTCGGAGTTAGGCCCGGCAACCGCCAAGGAACACGCCCTGAGTCTCGCTGGGGCTGAACGCATTCTCGAAGCGCGGGTGATGATCGAATATGTCGTTGCCTGCAAACAGCAGACGCTTGACGTGGTGACCGCCTACATCAAGATGCACGACGTCGCCAAGCCGGATATTTGGCCGGCAAGAGAGGCGATCCTGCCGCCGACGGAAAAACTGACTCCGGTAAACATCGGTATCTGGGACTCTGGCTTCGATACAACGCTGTTTCCCGGTAAGCTCTTCGCAGACACGGAAGGGGAGCCGGCCGACCGTCACGGCATCGCCTTCGACGTCTTCTGCCATCGCACCCATGGCGAGCTCATTCCGCTCTCTCCGCAAGAATTGAAGGACTACCCCCAGTTCGTGACCACGATGCAGGCCATCGGCGATATTCAGAGCGGCATCGACACGCCTGCCTCCAGCGCCTTGAAGCAGAAAGTCGCCGCCATGACGCCTCAGCAGATGCATAGTTTTTACGACGAGGTGGGCGTCATAGATGGGTATGCTCATGGCACGCACGTCGCTGGCATCGCCGCACGTGGTAACCCGGCCATCCGGCTCGCCTATGTTCGGATGACTTATGACAATGGCAATCCTCATATGCCGCCGACGGAACAACTGCTGAAAGATGAAATCGCTTCCTATGCCGAGTCAGTGCAGTGGTTTCGAGATCACCACATCCGCGTGGTCAATATGAGCTGGTGGGACACACCGGCCACCTACGAAAAAGACCTTGCCGATAATGGCATCGGTAAAGACGACGCTGAGCGCAAGCAGCTAGCGCGTCATTACTTCAATATCGAACGCGACGGCCTCTACGCAGCACTCAAGAGCGCGCCGGAGATTCTCTTTGTCACCATCGCCGGGAACAACAACGCCAGCAACGCATTTCAGGAAGTCATTCCATCGTCCTTCGTCTTGCCCAACCTGATCGTTGCCGGAGCACTCGACCAAGCGGGCGATGAGACCGGCTTCACCAGCTACGGGGACAACGTGCTTGTCCATGCGGACGGCCAGGCCGTGGAGAGTGTCGTGCCAGGCGGCGCTACGGTAAAGATGAGCGGCACCTCGATGGCTGCGCCGCAGGTGACCAATCTCGCAGCCAAACTGCTCGCAATCGATCCAAAGCTCTCCCCTTCGCAGCTCATCACGCTTATACGCGATGGATCCGATGCCAGCGACGACGGCCGCCGTCACCTGATGAACCCCAAGCGCTCAATTGAGTTGCTTGAGAGCGGCAAGACAACTCTGAGCAACATACCTATCCCTGGTAATCCGAAACCTCAATTAATGACCAGATAG
- a CDS encoding IS1595 family transposase: MRKSRLEWAVQKRLIEHFVSGSTARTAASLVGVNKSTAAFYFQRLREIIAQESEDASPLFGEIEVEESYFGGHRKGKRGHGAAGKVPVFGLLKRGGKVYAKVIPNVKGPTLKAIIDEKVVPDSIVYSDTLSSYNVLDVSSFKHYRINHSKLFSEQKNHINGIENFWNQAKRHMRRFNGVPAAHFHLFLKECEWRFNTPQPKQQQAQLIQWVTQYLKYLSRTAPKFIAISPQVFSPGI; encoded by the coding sequence ATGCGGAAGAGCCGACTGGAGTGGGCTGTGCAAAAGCGATTGATCGAGCATTTCGTATCGGGCTCTACGGCGCGGACGGCGGCTTCGCTGGTCGGCGTGAACAAGAGCACGGCGGCGTTCTACTTTCAGCGTCTGCGCGAGATCATCGCCCAGGAGAGCGAAGATGCATCGCCGTTGTTCGGCGAGATCGAGGTTGAAGAGAGCTACTTCGGTGGCCATCGCAAGGGCAAGCGCGGACACGGTGCCGCAGGCAAGGTTCCCGTATTTGGCCTGCTAAAACGCGGTGGCAAGGTCTATGCCAAGGTCATCCCCAACGTGAAGGGACCCACGCTGAAGGCCATCATCGATGAGAAGGTCGTACCCGACAGCATCGTGTACTCCGACACGCTGAGCTCCTACAACGTGCTCGACGTATCCAGCTTCAAGCACTATCGCATCAACCACTCCAAGCTGTTCTCAGAGCAGAAGAACCACATCAACGGTATCGAGAACTTCTGGAACCAGGCCAAACGTCACATGCGTCGCTTCAACGGTGTCCCGGCGGCCCATTTCCATCTCTTTCTGAAGGAGTGTGAGTGGCGCTTCAATACACCTCAGCCAAAACAACAACAAGCCCAGTTGATTCAATGGGTTACTCAATATCTCAAGTATTTATCTAGGACAGCCCCTAAATTTATTGCAATTAGTCCTCAGGTGTTTAGTCCCGGCATTTGA
- a CDS encoding discoidin domain-containing protein, whose translation MNRRFAIHFAILVLSLTFTMGAAPQTSGQYTTNGNGGAVDVGIWTMPYSDANGSIDGVNDWAYYGMNYLPLENWSIVPGSPWPKAPYISGTYEQYNSNNTTAIDLELTAMAAAQIDFVVIDLTNDIAGNIQAGTSSSDGVVLSATTIAGEVAKWNANNGIPAGTGNNWKIKYAIAVSTQASNGNVEQLSQGVYQGFYTNGTFGGSNYYTINGEGLLVFLGGPGSGSGSSFCSGTCTYAADFYFGSAAAQGGGSWGWIPDSAGTQTDPAGLVEQVSAGWFNYHVNSAAWVPRNDGNFYANNWNVVFNNTKPRIVFLTALDDWQEAQALWIADTTSPQYIPTNQTNIFQSGDTSGGGARMPEVWTMPDQFVHNDGYWNYTTAAISYMRGNTSTAPSLPQLSPNLAVTGTATSSGTPVWPPSNAIDGNPLSAYSSERHTSANSTEWVKIHLPSNPTFNTVVLMGRPDIANCFPVSFEIQVWDGSQWLTRVQETNFPQPSVPGEPIAFTWGFSDQTTDVRILATQLGEGNTGGYYLQLGEFMVLDEGSTATAPVFANWGFEAPALGGPNYQYNPTGAGWTFTGYAGVQEAGSAGGSYFPPQGIQTGFLQATGSISQSITLPAGTYCIRFLAAQRTTAGGAQGISVTFDSTNIGTFNPVNSSGSFTPYVTNSFTSSGGSHTITFTGTDYGGGDDTAFIDEIQIFNQ comes from the coding sequence ATGAATAGACGATTTGCAATCCATTTTGCGATCCTCGTGCTTTCCTTGACTTTCACAATGGGAGCAGCCCCTCAAACTTCAGGGCAATATACCACCAACGGCAACGGCGGCGCGGTCGACGTTGGCATCTGGACTATGCCGTATTCGGATGCAAATGGCTCGATTGATGGCGTTAACGACTGGGCCTACTATGGCATGAACTATCTGCCTTTGGAGAACTGGTCGATTGTACCCGGCAGCCCATGGCCCAAGGCCCCATATATATCGGGGACCTACGAGCAATACAATTCCAACAACACCACAGCGATCGATCTGGAACTGACGGCCATGGCTGCCGCGCAAATCGACTTTGTCGTGATCGATTTGACCAATGATATAGCGGGCAACATTCAGGCCGGGACCTCGAGCAGCGACGGCGTCGTGTTGAGTGCAACAACGATCGCGGGCGAAGTGGCGAAGTGGAACGCCAATAATGGTATTCCGGCGGGAACAGGCAATAACTGGAAGATCAAGTACGCTATTGCGGTTTCGACGCAGGCCAGCAACGGAAACGTCGAGCAACTGTCCCAGGGGGTTTACCAGGGCTTCTACACCAATGGCACCTTTGGCGGCAGCAACTATTACACCATCAATGGAGAGGGACTGCTTGTGTTTCTCGGCGGCCCCGGCAGTGGTTCGGGGTCGAGCTTTTGTTCCGGGACCTGCACCTACGCCGCCGATTTTTATTTTGGCAGTGCCGCCGCCCAAGGTGGTGGGTCATGGGGTTGGATCCCTGACTCCGCAGGCACGCAAACCGATCCCGCCGGACTTGTAGAACAAGTGAGCGCCGGATGGTTCAATTACCATGTCAATAGTGCTGCCTGGGTACCGAGAAATGACGGCAACTTCTATGCCAATAACTGGAATGTCGTCTTCAACAACACGAAGCCACGTATTGTCTTCCTCACGGCGCTCGACGACTGGCAGGAGGCGCAGGCGCTATGGATCGCCGATACGACCAGTCCACAATATATTCCCACGAACCAGACGAATATCTTTCAAAGCGGCGACACCAGCGGAGGCGGCGCCCGCATGCCTGAAGTGTGGACCATGCCCGACCAGTTTGTGCACAACGATGGGTATTGGAATTACACTACCGCGGCCATTAGCTATATGCGCGGGAACACCAGCACAGCTCCCTCATTGCCTCAACTCTCTCCAAACCTGGCAGTAACTGGGACCGCCACGTCGAGCGGCACACCCGTTTGGCCACCTTCCAACGCTATCGACGGAAACCCGTTGTCAGCCTATTCCAGCGAACGGCATACGTCGGCGAATAGCACCGAATGGGTGAAAATCCACCTTCCCTCTAACCCGACGTTCAATACTGTGGTTCTCATGGGGAGGCCGGATATAGCGAATTGCTTTCCAGTCTCCTTTGAAATTCAGGTCTGGGACGGAAGCCAGTGGCTGACCAGGGTTCAGGAGACCAACTTTCCACAGCCATCCGTTCCCGGAGAGCCCATCGCATTTACGTGGGGATTTAGTGATCAAACTACCGATGTCCGCATCTTAGCCACGCAATTGGGCGAGGGCAATACTGGCGGCTACTACCTACAGTTGGGTGAATTCATGGTGTTGGATGAAGGCAGCACCGCAACCGCTCCGGTCTTTGCCAATTGGGGTTTCGAGGCGCCGGCCTTGGGCGGCCCCAATTATCAATACAACCCGACCGGTGCCGGCTGGACCTTTACAGGATATGCAGGCGTGCAGGAGGCAGGAAGTGCAGGTGGCTCGTATTTTCCGCCCCAGGGCATCCAAACCGGTTTTCTACAGGCGACCGGAAGCATCAGCCAATCGATTACTTTACCGGCTGGTACTTACTGCATTCGCTTCCTGGCGGCACAGCGAACCACCGCTGGTGGGGCGCAAGGCATCTCGGTAACCTTCGACTCTACCAATATCGGAACCTTTAACCCAGTAAATAGCAGCGGTAGCTTCACACCTTATGTCACCAACAGCTTCACATCCTCGGGAGGCAGTCACACCATCACCTTTACGGGAACAGACTACGGTGGCGGCGATGACACAGCCTTCATCGATGAGATCCAGATCTTTAACCAATAG
- a CDS encoding DDE-type integrase/transposase/recombinase: protein MEDPLAALGEWTYLYLVVDKAGQIVDFRLSRTRDVAAATAFFKKAIRHEGRPSQTITLDGYAASHRFLVPDVPALSPSETEVMPLNGDRPIPHTCPVGVWLSIPCSTSARVTTRSFSSMTGRSFGHTQRDRAENTTMCGCSPTAIFFGGCPR from the coding sequence TTGGAAGATCCTCTGGCTGCTCTTGGTGAGTGGACCTATCTCTATTTGGTGGTAGACAAAGCTGGGCAGATTGTCGATTTTAGACTCAGCAGGACACGAGACGTCGCTGCAGCCACAGCCTTCTTCAAGAAGGCAATCCGGCACGAAGGCCGGCCGTCGCAGACGATCACCCTCGACGGCTACGCGGCGTCACATCGCTTTTTGGTGCCAGATGTCCCCGCTTTGAGTCCATCCGAGACCGAAGTGATGCCTCTCAACGGGGACCGACCTATTCCGCATACCTGCCCGGTAGGGGTTTGGCTCAGCATCCCATGCTCTACGTCGGCGAGGGTTACAACAAGGTCTTTCTCGTCAATGACGGGAAGATCGTTTGGACATACTCAACGGGATCGGGCTGAGAATACGACGATGTGTGGATGCTCTCCAACGGCAATATTCTTTGGGGGCTGTCCTAGATAA